Proteins encoded within one genomic window of Arachis ipaensis cultivar K30076 chromosome B08, Araip1.1, whole genome shotgun sequence:
- the LOC107611183 gene encoding uncharacterized protein LOC107611183, with protein sequence MSIDMDELLQNQNNILSKLQRPSQRQLRRRGGLAMTLQPLSSSGVNIGDVSQYCRILFGDGQSSFPATAFELPSSAAAEASSTATNPSSSGGRSDFNSSTQAQWRRSRMVTDRRCNTEALGSHSTLRAPQSSDEGDGGGARIAATRGSTAAAKSMAVPHPPLCIGVDGVFPDGGSDGGQSPTPPFSSPFPYSPSLISRF encoded by the exons ATGAGCATTGAC ATGGATGAATTGCTTCAGAACCAGAACAATATCCTCAGCAAGCTCCAACGACCTTCCCAGAGACAGCTACGGCGGCGCGGTGGTTTGGCGATGACGCTACAGCCGTTGTCGAGCTCCGGCGTCAACATTGGTGATGTCTCTCAGTACTGTCGCATTCTGTTCGGTGACGGCCAATCCTCCTTCCCAGCGACGGCGTTCGAGCTCCCTTCCTCAGCGGCGGCTGAAGCTTCATCAACGGCGACAAACCCTAGTAGCAGCGGCGGCAGGAGTGACTTCAACAGCAGCACCCAGGCGCAGTGGCGACGCAGTAGAATGGTGACAGATCGGCGGTGCAACACAGAGGCTCTTGGTTCGCATTCCACTCTGCGGGCTCCACAGAGCAGCGATGAGGGCGACGGTGGCGGCGCAAGAATAGCAGCGACGCGTGGCTCGACAGCGGCGGCGAAGAGCATGGCGGTACCTCATCCTCCACTCTGCATCGGCGTCGACGGCGTGTTCCCGGATGGCGGCAGTGACGGCGGACAGTCCCCCACCCCTCCCTTCTCTTCTCCGTTCCCTTACTCCCCCTCTCTAATTTCCCGTTTCTGA